Proteins co-encoded in one Falco rusticolus isolate bFalRus1 chromosome 14, bFalRus1.pri, whole genome shotgun sequence genomic window:
- the MED12 gene encoding mediator of RNA polymerase II transcription subunit 12 isoform X3, whose translation MAAFGVLSYEHRPLKRPRLGPPDVYPQDPKQKEDELTALNVKQGFNNQPAVSGDEHGSAKNVNFNPAKISSNFSSIIAEKLRCNTLPDTGRRKPQVNQKDNFWLVTARSQSAINNWFTDLAGTKPLTHLAKKVPIFSKKEEVFGYLAKYTVPVMRAAWLIKMTCAYYAAITETKVKKRHVIDPFIEWTQIITKYLSEQLQKIAEFYRQLPGQGCGSPPGPVPQEVEQALKQWDYNEKLAMFMFQDGMLDRHEFLTWVLECFEKIRSGEDEFLKMLLPLLLRYSGEFVQSAYLSRRLAYFCTRRLAMQLDGAGGHPPHILSGQTGNALPSTPTPQPAAGNPPPSPFSDLLLCPQHRPVVYGLSCILQSIILCCPSALVWHYSLTDSRIKTGSPLDHLPIAPSNLPMPGGNSAFTQQVRAKLREIEQQIKERGQAVEVRWSFDKCQETTAGFTIGRVLHTLEVLDSHSFERSDFSNSLDSLYNRIFGLGPTKDSHEQISPDDDAVVALLCEWAVSYKRSGRHRAMVVAKLLEKRQAEIEAERCGDSEVVDEKGSISSGSLSAASAPVFQDVLMQFLDTQAPMLTDPGKENEKVEFFNLVLLFCELIRHDVFSHNIYMCTLISRGDLAMDSHGPRPPSPFDDPAEEHDRKETEGNSGIKLEDTGLSETMDIDHNSNMLFDDMEKTDFSMFSPPMHCESKASPSPEKPDPEKEAKPLLKDKSVEGMLASLYDQPRHIQYATHFPIPQEESCSHECNQRLVVLFGVGKQRDDARHTIKKITKDILKVLNRKSTAETGGEEGQKRKKSKPEAFPTAEDIFAKFQHLSHFDQHQVTSQVSRNVLEQITSFALGMSYHLPLVQHVQFIFDLMEYSLNISGLIDFAIQLLNELSVVEAELLLKSSDLVGSYTTSLCLCIVAVLRHYHSCLILNQDQMAQVFEGLCGVVKHGMNRSDGSSAERCILAYLYDLYTSCSHLKSKFGELFSDFCSKVKNTIYCNVEPSDSNMLWEPEFMIDTIENPSAHNFTYTNLGKSLNENPANRYSFVCNALMHVCVGHHDPDRVNDIAILCAELTGYCKSLSAEWLGVLKALCCSSNNGTCGFNDLLCNVDVSDLSFHDSLATFVAILIARQCLLLEDLIRCAAIPSLLNAACSEQDSEPGARLTCRILLHLFKTPQLNPCQQDGNKPTVGIRSSCDRHLLAASQNRIVDGAVFAVLKAVFVLGDAELKGSGFSHPGGVDDLMDDELGTRKAGSRVVTVETASLDIYAKYVLRSICQQEWVGERCLKSLCEDSNDLQDPVLSSTQAQRLMQLICYPHRLLDNEEGENPQRQRIKRILQNLDQWTMRQSSLELQLMIKQTANNEMNSLLENIAKATIEVFQQSAETSSASSAGNGVNSISGSASATPASNKSKPILSSLERSGVWLVAPLIAKLPTSVQGHVLKAAGEELEKGQHLGSSSRKERDRQKQKSMSLLSQQPFLSLVLTCLKGQDEQREGLLTSLYSQVQQIVTNWREDQYQDDCKAKQLMHEALKLRLNLVGGMFDTVQRSTQQTTEWAVLLLDIISSGTVDMQSNNELFTTVLDMLSVLINGTLAADMSSISQGSMEENKRAYMNLVKKLRKELGDRQSDSLEKVRQLLPLPKQTRDVITCEPQGSLIDTKGNKIAGFDSIFKKEGLQVSTKQKISPWDLFEGLKHSAPLSWGWFGTVRVDRKVSRFEEQQRLLLYHTHLKPKPRSYYLEPLPLPPEEEEPPTPVALEPEKKAAEPAKADKTSSNPATSTEERKKKQSKTKKRNQSASKTEDFVLGPSRGVSYGVGMPTDLLHHQSGSTMSRLAYGQSPVGLYAQNQPLPAGGPRLDTSYRPVRMPLGKLVQSRPPYSGVLPPGMGSMMGIDPSYKPAVYRQQPPVSQGQILRQQLQAKLQGQGIMGQQPVRQMAPTPSYGGLQPSQGYTPYVSHIGLQQHPSQSGTMVPPTYSGQPYQNSHPSSNPALVDPVRQMQQRPSGYVHQQAPGYGHSLSNTQRFPHQSIQQAPMMSGMNHLGPQGVPSGIRPSQILPDQQQQQYLRQQQQQQQQQQMLRQQQQQQQQQQQQQQQQQQQQQQQQQPQPPQPQQQPQVSTVPQPQAQGQPPGLGMQALPPQQPIFQRQGLQQTQQQQQTAALVRQLQQQLSNTQTQQNNNPFGRY comes from the exons ATGGCGGCCTTCGGCGTCCTCAGCTACGAGCACCGCCCGCTCAAGCGCCCGCGCCTCGGCCCGCCCGACGTCTACCCGCAGGACCCCAAGCAGAAGGAG GATGAGCTGACTGCTCTGAACGTCAAGCAAGGCTTCAATAACCAGCCAGCGGTCTCTGGGGATGAGCATGGCAGTGccaaaaatgttaatttcaacCCAGCGAAG atcaGTTCAAATTTTAGCAGTATTATTGCAGAAAAGCTGCGGTGTAATACACTGCCCGACACTGGAAGACGGAAGCCCCAGGTGAATCAGAAGGATAACTTCTGGCTGGTGACAGCACGTTCTCAGAGTGCCATAAACAACTGGTTCACAGATCTGGCTGGAACTAAGCCCCTCACTCATCTTGCTAAGAAG GTGCCCATCTTTAGCAAGAAGGAAGAGGTCTTTGGTTATTTGGCAAAATACACTGTTCCAGTAATGAGAGCAGCCTGGCTCATCAAAATGACTTGTGCCTATTATGCTGCCATCACAGAAACCAAGGTGAAAAAGCGTCATGTCATTGATCCCTTCATTG aaTGGACACAGATCATCACCAAATACCTgtcagagcagctgcagaaaattgCGGAGTTCTATAGACAGCTCCCAGGGCAAGGCTGTGGTTCACCCCCTGGGCCAGTGCCCCAAGAGGTGGAACAAGCTTTGAAGCAGTGGGACTACAATGAGAAACTAGCTATGTTCATGTTCCAG GACGGCATGCTGGACCGGCATGAATTCCTGACGTGGGTCCTTGAGTGCTTTGAGAAGATACGGTCAGGAGAAGatgaatttctgaaaatgctgctgcccctgctgtTGCGG TACTCTGGAGAGTTTGTGCAATCTGCATACCTGTCCAGACGTCTGGCCTACTTCTGCACCCGCAGGCTTGCTATGCAGCTGGATGGTGCTGGTGGGCACCCACCCCACATCCTGTCTGGCCAGACAGGGAATGCTCTTCCTTCAACTCCCACccctcagccagctgcagggaatcctcctcccagccctttcAGTGACTTACTGCTGTGCCCTCAGCACCGGCCAGTGGTATATGGGCTTAGCTGCATCCTCCAG AGTATAATTTTGTGTTGCCCAAGTGCCCTTGTGTGGCATTACTCATTGACTGACAGCAGGATAAAGACCGGCTCTCCTCTGGACCACCTGCCTATAGCCCCATCCAACTTGCCCATGCCAGGAGGGAATTCAGCCTTTACACAGCAG GTACGGGCAAAGCTGCGTGAAATTGAGCAGCAGATAAAGGAACGTGGTCAGGCTGTGGAGGTTCGCTGGTCATTTGACAAGTGCCAGGAAACCACAGCAG GTTTCACTATCGGCCGTGTCTTGCACACTTTAGAAGTTCTGGACAGTCACAGCTTTGAAAGATCTGACTTCAGCAACTCTTTGGATTCCTTGTATAACAGGATATTTGGGCTGGGTCCAACCAAAGACAGTCATGAG CAGATCTCCCCCGATGATGATGCAGTGGTGGCCTTACTGTGCGAATGGGCTGTCAGTTATAAACGTTCTGGACGCCACAGGGCTATGGTTGTGGCCAAACTCTTGGAGAAGCGTCAAGCAGAGATAGAGGCTGAG aGATGTGGGGACTCTGAAGTTGTGGATGAGAAGGGCTCCATCTCCTCAGGCTCTCTCTCAGCAGCCAGCGCTCCTGTCTTTCAGGATGTCCTTATGCAGTTCCTTGACACTCAAGCTCCTATGCTAA CTGATcctgggaaggaaaatgagaaggtGGAGTTCTTTAACCTGGTGCTGCTGTTCTGTGAGCTAATCCGGCATGATGTCTTCTCTCACAACATCTACATGTGCACGCTCATCTCCCGGGGTGATCTTGCCATGGATTCTCATGGGCCTCGCCCGCCCTCACCCTTCGATGATCCTGCTGAAGAGCACGACAGGAAGGAGACAGAGGGAAACAGTGGCATCAAACTAGAG GACACAGGTCTTTCTGAAACCATGGACATTGACCACAACTCCAACATGCTCTTTGATGACATGGAGAAGACAGACTTTTCG ATGTTTTCTCCTCCAATGCATTGTGAATCTAAAGCCAGCCCTTCCCCTGAGAAACCAGATcctgaaaaggaagcaaagcctTTGCTGAAGGATAAATCTGTGGAAGGAATGTTAGCATCCCTGTATGACCAGCCTCGGCACATCCAGTATGCAACACACTTTCCTATTCCTCAG GAGGAGTCATGCAGCCACGAGTGTAACCAACGGTTGGTAGTTCTTTTTGGGGTTGGAAAACAACGGGACGATGCTCGGCATACGATCAAGAAAATAACCAAAGACATTCTAAAAGTCTTAAATAGAAAGAGCACTGCAGAGACAG GTGGAGAGGAAggtcagaagaggaaaaagagcaaGCCAGAAGCATTCCCAACAGCTGAAGATATATTTGCAAAGTTCCAGCACCTTTCTCACTTTGATCAGCACCAAGTCACATCTCAG GTATCTCGCAATGTCTTGGAACAGATCACCAGCTTTGCCTTGGGAATGTCATACCACTTGCCTCTGGTACAGCACGTGCAGTTCATATTTGACTTGATGGAGTATTCACTCAATATCAGTGGTCTTATCGACTTTGCCATCCAG TTGCTGAATGAACTGAGCGTGGTGGAGGCAGAACTGCTGTTGAAATCCTCCGACCTTGTTGGCAGCTACACCACCAGCTTGTGCCTGTGCATCGTGGCTGTGCTGCGGCACTACCACTCCTGCCTTATATTGAACCAGGACCAGATGGCTCAGGTCTTTGAAGG TCTGTGTGGGGTGGTGAAACATGGCATGAACCGCTCGGATGGGTCCTCAGCGGAGCGCTGTATCCTGGCCTATCTCTATGACCTGTATACATCCTGCAGTCACCTCAAAAGTAAATTTGGGGAGCTCTTCAG TGACTTCTGCTCCAAGGTGAAGAACACAATCTACTGCAATGTTGAGCCATCTGACTCCAATATGCTATGGGAACCAGAGTTCATGATTGATACTATTGAAAATCCATCTGCACATAACTTTACATACACCAACCTGGGAAAGAGCCTCAATGAAAACCCAGCCAACCGTTACAGTTTTGTCTGTAATGCACTTATGCATGTATGTGTGGGACACCACGATCCAGACAG GGTGAACGACATTGCTATCCTGTGTGCTGAGCTAACTGGCTACTGCAAGTCTCTAAGCGCCGAGTGGCTGGGTGTGCTCAAAGCTTTGTGCTGTTCCTCCAATAATGGGACCTGTGGCTTCAATGACCTCCTCTGCAATGTTGAT GTCAGTGACTTATCTTTCCATGATTCCTTGGCCACCTTTGTTGCCATTCTCATTGCCCGGCAGTGCTTGCTGCTGGAGGACCTGATTCGCTGTGCTGCTATCCCCTCACTCCTCAATGCTG CCTGCAGTGAACAGGACTCAGAACCGGGAGCACGTCTGACCTGCCGGATTTTACTCCATCTGTTTAAGACTCCACAGCTGAACCCATGCCAGCAAGATGGCA ACAAACCCACGGTGGGAATCCGCTCTTCCTGTGACCGTCACTTACTGGCAGCTTCCCAAAATCGTATTGTGGATGGAGCGGTCTTTGCAGTGCTGAAGGCTGTCTTTGTTCTGG GAGATGCAGAACTGAAAGGCTCTGGCTTTTCCCACCCTGGAGGTGTTGACGATCTCATGGATGATGAGCTGGGCACCAGGAAGGCCGGTAGTCGGGTAGTAACTGTAGAAACGGCTAGTTTGGATATTTATGCCAAGTATGTGCTGAGGAGTATATGTCAACAG GAGTGGGTAGGTGAGCGATGCCTGAAGTCCCTCTGCGAAGACAGCAATGACTTGCAGGATCCTGTCCTGAGCAGCACTCAAGCCCAGAGGCTGATGCAGCTGATTTGCTATCCACACCGGCTGCTGGACaatgaggaaggagaaaatccTCAGCGGCAGAGGATCAAACGCATCTTACAG aATCTGGACCAGTGGACCATGAGGCAGTCCTcgctggagctgcagctcatGATTAAGCAGACAGCAAACAAC GAGATGAACTCCTTGTTAGAAAATATAGCCAAGGCCACCATTGAAGTATTCCAGCAGTCAGCAGAGACCAGCTCTGCTAGCTCTGCTGGCAATGGAGTCAACAGTATCAGTGGCTCAGCAAGTGCTACACCTGCCAGCAACAAATCCAAACCCATCCTCAG CTCCCTGGAGAGATCAGGAGTGTGGCTGGTGGCCCCTCTGATTGCCAAGCTTCCAACATCAGTTCAGGGCCACGTGCTgaaagctgctggagaagaacTAGAGAAAGGACAACACCTGGGGTCATCGTCCCGCAAAGAGCGGGACCGCCAGAAGCAGAAGAG CATGTCCCTCCTGAGCCAGCAGCCATTTCTGTCGCTGGTGCTAACATGCTTGAAAGGACAGGATGAGCAGCGGGAAGGCCTCCTCACCTCTCTGTACAGTCAGGTGCAGCAG ATTGTTACCAATTGGCGGGAAGATCAGTACCAAGATGACTGCAAAGCCAAGCAGCTGATGCATGAGGCCCTGAAACTACGGCTGAATTTG GTGGGGGGAATGTTTGACACAGTTCAACGCAGTACACAGCAGACAACTGAGTGGGCTGTGCTTCTCCTGGACATCATCAGCAGTGGCACCGTGGACATGCAGTCAAACAA TGAGCTCTTCACCACAGTGTTGGACATGCTGAGTGTTCTCATCAATGGCACCCTGGCTGCTGATATGTCCAGCATTTCTCAGGGCAGCATGGAGGAGAACAAGCGGGCATACATGAATCTTGTCAAGAAACTCAGG AAAGAGCTGGGGGACCGGCAGTCTGACAGCCTGGAGAAGGTGCGACAGCTACTGCCGCTTCCCAAGCAGACCCGAGATGTCATCACCTGTGAACCTCAGGGATCCCTCATTGACACCAAAGGCAATAAAATAGCTGGATTTGACTCCATCTTCAAGAAGGAG GGTCTGCAAGTCTCTACAAAGCAGAAGATTTCCCCTTGGGATCTGTTTGAGGGCTTAAAGCACTCAGCTCCCCTCTCCTGGGGATGGTTTGGGACAGTCCGAGTGGATCGCAAGGTGTCTAGAtttgaggagcagcagaggcttCTTCTGTACCACACACACTTGAAACCCAAGCCCCGCAGTTACTACCTGGAGCCGTTGCCACTGCCCCCTGAAGAGGAAGAGCCTCCTACACCTGTGGCTTTAGAGCCAGAGAAGAAAGCTGCGGAACCAGCCAAGGCTGATAAAACAAGCTCCAACCCTGCCACCTCTACTGAGGAACGcaagaagaaacagagcaaaaccaagaaaCGTAACCAATCTGCCAGCAAAACTGAG GATTTTGTGTTGGGTCCTAGCCGAGGGGTTTCGTACGGAGTTGGTATGCCTACAGATCTCTTGCATCACCAGTCAGGAAGCACTATGTCGAGGCTGGCTTATGGGCAATCACCAGTGGGTCTCTACGCTCAGAATCAGCCTCTTCCAGCAG GTGGCCCTCGTCTGGATACATCCTACAGGCCTGTACGCATGCCACTGGGGAAACTTGTTCAGAGTCGTCCTCCCTATAGTGGTGTGCTGCCTCCGGGGATGGGGAGCATGATGGGCATTGACCCCTCTTACAAGCCAGCAGTATACAGACAGCAGCCTCCAGTGTCCCAGGGACAGATACTGAGGCAGCAGCTTCAAGCAAAGTTG CAAGGCCAAGGCATAATGGGACAGCAGCCTGTGCGCCAGATGGCTCCAACCCCATCCTACGGAGGACTGCAGCCCTCCCAG ggTTACACACCTTACGTCTCCCACATAGGCCTTCAGCAGCACCCTTCCCAGTCAGGCACGATGGTACCTCCTACCTATTCTGGCCAGCCCTATCAGAATTCCCACCCGAGCTCTAATCCTGCCCTGGTGGATCCTGTTAGGCAGATGCAGCAGAGACCAAGTGGCTACGTACACCAGCAGGCCCCTGGCTACGGGCACAGCTTGAGTAACACACAGAG GTTTCCTCACCAGTCAATACAGCAGGCCCCCATGATGAGTGGGATGAACCATTTGGGTCCACAAGGAGTCCCCTCGGGAATTCGACCCAGCCAGATACTGCctgaccagcagcagcagcagtacctgaggcaacagcagcagcagcagcagcagcagcagatgctgagg